One window of Channa argus isolate prfri chromosome 4, Channa argus male v1.0, whole genome shotgun sequence genomic DNA carries:
- the aox6 gene encoding aldehyde oxidase 6 isoform X5 produces the protein MSPGTEGSALCVFINGEKVTESHADPETMLLSFLREKLRLTGTKYGCGGGGCGACTVMVSRYQPATKTITHYAANACLLPLCQLHGAAVTTVEGIGSTKTRIHPVQERIAKAHGSQCGFCTPGMVMSMYTLLRNKPLPTMEDINQALAGNLCRCTGYRPIVDGCKTFCQTETNCCRANGGGNCCLDGEDDTEEAKDKPQLFDKKEFLPLDPTQELIFPPELILMAEGKSLQTLTFKGERMTWVSPTTLEELVQLKASNPKAPLVMGNTNIGPDIKFKGVLHPLIISPTRVKELFEITQTPHGVWVGAGCSLSEVQSLLEELVPQSPEEKTELFKALIHQLRNLGSQQIRNVASLGGNIMSAYPNSDLNPVLAAGSCKLSVISNGGRREVPLNQDFFVSFGKTILKPEEIVVSAFIPFSRKGEIVRAFRHASRKQSSFATVTTGMRVFFLEGSKLVQDVSLYYGGMGPTTVSATKTCAALIGRPWDDETLSQAYNVLLDELTLPPSAPGGKVEFRQSLTLSFLFKFYLEVLQKLREMSVGLQNVITDELPEKLRIQPLPTESQPSLQEFQHVSKDQSNQDPVGRPIMHRSAISQATGEAVYCDDMPRTDGELFLALVTSSRAHAKITELDVSEALQIPGVVDVITAKDIPGKKVRTMFGYSEELLADVEVSCIGQMLCAVVADTRAHAKRGVSAVRISYEDLPGAIFTVEEAIEKSSYFEPRRMIERGNVTEALKSVDRVYEGGIRLGGQEHFYMETQSMLVLPVGEEKEFNVYVSTQSPSFVQDAVAETLNVPSNRVTCHVKRIGGAFGGKVTKTAILASITAVAAWKNNCAVRCVLERGDDMLITGGRHPVLGKYKVGFMNDGRIVAADFQYYANAGNTVDESPLVGEKILLHMDNTYNIPNLRGHAAACRTNLPSNTAFRGFGVPQSLMVVENMINDVAMVLGRPADQIREVNMYKGPSVTHYKFEFSPENLLRCWEECKLRSDYSARCKAVNQFNQQNHWKKRGISIIPIKYGIAFAESFLNQAAALVHIYKDGSVLVTHGGAEMGQGIHTKMQQVASRELHIPPSKVYISETSTNTVPNTCPSAASFGTDANGMAVKNACQTLYQRLEPIRQKNPKGSWESWVNAAFFEKISLSATGFYRGPDLYMDWDKMEGQPYAYFTYGACCSEVELDCLTGDYRTLRTDIVVDIGRSVNPSVDIGQIEGAFVQGLGFFTLEELKFSPSGLLYTRGPSQYKVPAVCDVPLQFNVYLLPDTHNPHAIYSSKGIGEPTFFLGSSVFFAIKDAAAAARSDSGLIGPFSLDSPATPERACLACASSFTKKIPASKPGSLKLWALNI, from the exons ATGTCTCCAGGGACAGAAGGGAGCGCTTTGTGCGTCTTTATTAACGGGGAAAAG GTGACGGAGAGCCATGCAGACCCTGAAACGATGCTGTTATCCTTCCTCAGGGAGAAGC TGAGGCTGACTGGAACCAAGTATGGCTGTGGAGGCGGAGGCTGTGGAGCCTGCACGGTTATGGTTTCGCGCTATCAACCTGCTACCAAAACCATCAC ACATTACGCCGCAAACGCATGTCTCCTGCCTTTGTGTCAACTCCACGGAGCTGCAGTCACCACAGTAGAGGGCATCGGCAGCACCAAGACCAGGATCCACCCTGTGCAG GAGCGGATAGCGAAGGCTCATGGCTCCCAGTGCGGCTTCTGCACTCCAGGGATGGTGATGTCCATGTACACTCTGCTGAGAAACAAGCCGCTGCCAACAATGGAGGATATCAACCAGGCTTtggctg GAAATCTGTGTCGTTGCACTGGATATCGACCCATAGTTGACGGCTGCAAGACCTTCTGTCAG ACGGAAACCAACTGCTGCCGAGCCAATGGAGGCGGAAACTGTTGCCTGGATGGAGAAGACGATACTGAAGAAGCAAAAGAT AAGCCGCAGTTGTTTGACAAGAAGGAGTTTTTGCCACTGGACCCAACACAAGAACTGATTTTCCCTCCAGAGCTGATT CTTATGGCCGAGGGAAAAAGCCTCCAAACGCTTACCTTCAAAGGAGAGAGAATGACCTGGGTGTCCCCCACCACACTGGAAGAACTGGTCCAGTTAAAGGCCAGCAACCCTAAAGCTCCACTGGTCATGGGAAACACCAACATAG gTCCAGACATAAAGTTCAAAGGTGTCCTGCACCCGCTGATTATCTCTCCAACCAGAGTCAAGGAGCTGTTTGAGATCACTCAAACCCCACATG GCGTTTGGGTCGGAGCGGGTTGCAGTCTGTCAGAGGTTCAGTCCCTTTTGGaagagctggttccacagtCTCCAGAAGAGAAGACTGAGCTGTTCAAAGCCCTAATTCATCAGCTGAGGAACCTGGGAAGCCAGCAGATCCGTAATGTTGCC TCTCTTGGAGGAAACATCATGAGTGCGTACCCAAACTCAGACCTGAACCCTGTACTAGCTGCCGGGAGCTGCAAACTGAGCGTCATTTCAAATG gaggaagaagagaggttCCTCTGAATCAAGACTTCTTTGTGAGCTTTGGAAAAACTATCCTGAAACCAGAAGAAATTGTCGTCTCCGCCTTCATTCCCTTTTCCAGAAAG GGAGAGATTGTTCGAGCTTTCCGTCACGCCTCGAGGAAGCAGAGCTCCTTCGCCACAGTGACGACAGGAATGAGGGTGTTTTTCTTGGAGGGATCCAAACTGGTGCAGGATGTTAGTCTTTACTATGGAGGAATGGGACCAACCACTGTCAGTGCCACCAAAACCTGTGCAGCTCTCATTGGAAG GCCATGGGATGATGAGACCCTCAGTCAGGCCTATAACGTCCTGCTGGACGAATTAACCCTCCCTCCTTCGGCTCCTGGAGGAAAGGTGGAGTTTCGTCAGTCCCTAACTCTCAGCTTCCTCTTCAAATTTTATCTGGAGGTTTTGCAGAAGCTTAGAGAAATG AGTGTGGGTTTGCAGAATGTGATTACAGATGAGCTTCCTGAGAAGTTGCGGATTCAGCCGTTGCCCACAGAGAGCCAGCCCAGTCTGCAGGAGTTCCAG caTGTGTCAAAGGACCAGAGCAACCAGGACCCAGTTGGGCGACCCATCATGCATCGCTCCGCCATCAGCCAGGCCACAGGTGAAGCCGTCTACTGCGATGACATGCCAAGAACAGACGGGGAGCTCTTCCTGGCTCTGGTCACTAGCTCTCGAGCACACGCTAAGATCAC GGAGCTGGATGTGAGTGAGGCTTTGCAGATTCCCGGTGTTGTCGATGTCATCACAGCCAAAGACATTCCTGGGAAGAAAGTCCGTACAATGTTCGGTTATTCTGAGGAACTGCTTGCTGACGTGgag GTGTCGTGCATTGGTCAGATGTTGTGCGCGGTGGTGGCTGATACTAGAGCGCACGCCAAACGGGGAGTGTCGGCTGTAAGGATCAGCTACGAAGACCTGCCAGGCGCTATTTTCACTGTAGAG GAAGCCATCGAAAAGTCGTCTTACTTTGAGCCACGGAGGATGATCGAGAGGGGAAATGTGACCGAGGCCCTAAAAAGTGTCGATCGGGTTTATGAAG GAGGAATTCGACTGGGTGGCCAGGAGCATTTCTACATGGAGACTCAGAGCATGCTAGTGCTTCCTGTCGGCGAGGAGAAGGAGTTCAACGTTTACGTCTCCACTCAGTCGCCAAGTTTTGTTCAG GACGCAGTTGCAGAGACCCTGAACGTCCCATCCAACAGAGTCACATGTCACGTCAAAAGGATCGGTGGAGCGTTTGGAGGGAAGGTCACTAAAACAGCCATTCTGGCTTCTATCACTGCAGTGGCTGCATGGAA GAACAACTGTGCAGTCCGCTGTGTCCTCGAGCGAGGTGATGACATGTTGATCACAGGAGGTCGTCACCCTGTCTTGGGAAAATACAAG GTGGGCTTTATGAATGATGGAAGAATCGTGGCTGCAGATTTTCAGTACTACGCCAATGCTGGCAACACCGTGGATGAATCTCCTCTG GTAGGAGAGAAAATTCTCCTTCACATGGACAACACCTACAACATCCCAAACCTGCGAGGCCATGCCGCCGCCTGCAGGACCAACCTGCCCTCCAACACTGCCTTTAGGGGCTTTGGCGTGCCTCAGAGCCTCATGGTCGTGGAGAACATGATCAACGATGTGGCCATGGTGCTAGGACGCCCTGCAGACCAG ATTCGGGAGGTCAACATGTACAAGGGCCCATCAGTCACCCACTACAAGTTTGAGTTCAGTCCAGAAAACCTGCTGCGCTGCTGGGAGGAGTGTAAGCTCAGGTCTGACTACAGCGCTCGCTGCAAAGCTGTTAACCAGTTTAACCAGCAGAACCACTGGAAGAAGAGAGGAATATCCATTATCCCCATTAAATATGGCATCGCATTTGCAGAGAGCTTTTTAAATcag gcCGCAGCTCTCGTCCACATCTATAAAGATGGTTCTGTCCTGGTCACTCATGGTGGCGCGGAGATGGGTCAGGGGATCCACACCAAAATGCAACAG GTGGCAAGTCGGGAGCTTCATATCCCACCGTCTAAGGTCTACATCAGTGAAACCAGCACCAACACGGTTCCTAACACCTGCCCCTCTGCTGCCTCCTTTGGCACAGATGCCAATGGGATGGCAGTCAAG AATGCCTGCCAGACTTTGTACCAGCGACTGGAGCCAATCAGGCAGAAGAATCCTAAAGGATCATGGGAGAGTTGG GTCAATGCAGCATTTTTTGAGAAAATCAGTTTATCAGCCACTGGCTTTTACAG AGGTCCAGACCTTTATATGGACTGGGACAAGATGGAGGGCCAACCTTACGCTTACTTTACATACGGAGCATGTTGTTCTGAGGTGGAGCTGGACTGCCTCACAGGAGACTACAGG ACGTTGAGAACAGATATTGTGGTTGACATCGGCAGGAGTGTGAACCCCTCTGTGGACATTGGCCAG ATTGAAGGAGCGTTCGTTCAAGGGTTAGGATTCTTcactctggaggagctgaagtTTTCCCCCTCCGGGCTCCTGTACACGCGAGGTCCGTCTCAGTATAAGGTTCCTGCAGTGTGCGACGTGCCTCTTCAGTTCAACGTCTACCTGCTGCCAGACACGCACAACCCTCACGCCATCTACTCctcaaag GGTATTGGGGAACCCACCTTTTTCCTTGGCAGCTCAGTGTTCTTCGCCATCAAAGATGCCGCGGCTGCAGCTCGTTCAGACTCCGGTTTAATCGGCCCCTTTTCCTTAGACAGCCCTGCAACACCAGAGAGGGCCTGTCTGGCTTGTGCATCCTCCTTTACTAAGAAG ATTCCAGCCAGCAAACCAGGATCTTTAAAACTGTGGGccttaaacatttaa
- the aox6 gene encoding aldehyde oxidase 6 isoform X9: MLLSFLREKLRLTGTKYGCGGGGCGACTVMVSRYQPATKTITHYAANACLLPLCQLHGAAVTTVEGIGSTKTRIHPVQERIAKAHGSQCGFCTPGMVMSMYTLLRNKPLPTMEDINQALAGNLCRCTGYRPIVDGCKTFCQHSQTETNCCRANGGGNCCLDGEDDTEEAKDKKPQLFDKKEFLPLDPTQELIFPPELILMAEGKSLQTLTFKGERMTWVSPTTLEELVQLKASNPKAPLVMGNTNIGPDIKFKGVLHPLIISPTRVKELFEITQTPHGVWVGAGCSLSEVQSLLEELVPQSPEEKTELFKALIHQLRNLGSQQIRNVASLGGNIMSAYPNSDLNPVLAAGSCKLSVISNGGRREVPLNQDFFVSFGKTILKPEEIVVSAFIPFSRKGEIVRAFRHASRKQSSFATVTTGMRVFFLEGSKLVQDVSLYYGGMGPTTVSATKTCAALIGRPWDDETLSQAYNVLLDELTLPPSAPGGKVEFRQSLTLSFLFKFYLEVLQKLREMSVGLQNVITDELPEKLRIQPLPTESQPSLQEFQHVSKDQSNQDPVGRPIMHRSAISQATGEAVYCDDMPRTDGELFLALVTSSRAHAKITELDVSEALQIPGVVDVITAKDIPGKKVRTMFGYSEELLADVEVSCIGQMLCAVVADTRAHAKRGVSAVRISYEDLPGAIFTVEEAIEKSSYFEPRRMIERGNVTEALKSVDRVYEGGIRLGGQEHFYMETQSMLVLPVGEEKEFNVYVSTQSPSFVQDAVAETLNVPSNRVTCHVKRIGGAFGGKVTKTAILASITAVAAWKNNCAVRCVLERGDDMLITGGRHPVLGKYKVGFMNDGRIVAADFQYYANAGNTVDESPLVGEKILLHMDNTYNIPNLRGHAAACRTNLPSNTAFRGFGVPQSLMVVENMINDVAMVLGRPADQIREVNMYKGPSVTHYKFEFSPENLLRCWEECKLRSDYSARCKAVNQFNQQNHWKKRGISIIPIKYGIAFAESFLNQAAALVHIYKDGSVLVTHGGAEMGQGIHTKMQQVASRELHIPPSKVYISETSTNTVPNTCPSAASFGTDANGMAVKNACQTLYQRLEPIRQKNPKGSWESWVNAAFFEKISLSATGFYRGPDLYMDWDKMEGQPYAYFTYGACCSEVELDCLTGDYRTLRTDIVVDIGRSVNPSVDIGQIEGAFVQGLGFFTLEELKFSPSGLLYTRGPSQYKVPAVCDVPLQFNVYLLPDTHNPHAIYSSKGIGEPTFFLGSSVFFAIKDAAAAARSDSGLIGPFSLDSPATPERACLACASSFTKKIPASKPGSLKLWALNI; encoded by the exons ATGCTGTTATCCTTCCTCAGGGAGAAGC TGAGGCTGACTGGAACCAAGTATGGCTGTGGAGGCGGAGGCTGTGGAGCCTGCACGGTTATGGTTTCGCGCTATCAACCTGCTACCAAAACCATCAC ACATTACGCCGCAAACGCATGTCTCCTGCCTTTGTGTCAACTCCACGGAGCTGCAGTCACCACAGTAGAGGGCATCGGCAGCACCAAGACCAGGATCCACCCTGTGCAG GAGCGGATAGCGAAGGCTCATGGCTCCCAGTGCGGCTTCTGCACTCCAGGGATGGTGATGTCCATGTACACTCTGCTGAGAAACAAGCCGCTGCCAACAATGGAGGATATCAACCAGGCTTtggctg GAAATCTGTGTCGTTGCACTGGATATCGACCCATAGTTGACGGCTGCAAGACCTTCTGTCAG CACTCCCAGACGGAAACCAACTGCTGCCGAGCCAATGGAGGCGGAAACTGTTGCCTGGATGGAGAAGACGATACTGAAGAAGCAAAAGAT AAGAAGCCGCAGTTGTTTGACAAGAAGGAGTTTTTGCCACTGGACCCAACACAAGAACTGATTTTCCCTCCAGAGCTGATT CTTATGGCCGAGGGAAAAAGCCTCCAAACGCTTACCTTCAAAGGAGAGAGAATGACCTGGGTGTCCCCCACCACACTGGAAGAACTGGTCCAGTTAAAGGCCAGCAACCCTAAAGCTCCACTGGTCATGGGAAACACCAACATAG gTCCAGACATAAAGTTCAAAGGTGTCCTGCACCCGCTGATTATCTCTCCAACCAGAGTCAAGGAGCTGTTTGAGATCACTCAAACCCCACATG GCGTTTGGGTCGGAGCGGGTTGCAGTCTGTCAGAGGTTCAGTCCCTTTTGGaagagctggttccacagtCTCCAGAAGAGAAGACTGAGCTGTTCAAAGCCCTAATTCATCAGCTGAGGAACCTGGGAAGCCAGCAGATCCGTAATGTTGCC TCTCTTGGAGGAAACATCATGAGTGCGTACCCAAACTCAGACCTGAACCCTGTACTAGCTGCCGGGAGCTGCAAACTGAGCGTCATTTCAAATG gaggaagaagagaggttCCTCTGAATCAAGACTTCTTTGTGAGCTTTGGAAAAACTATCCTGAAACCAGAAGAAATTGTCGTCTCCGCCTTCATTCCCTTTTCCAGAAAG GGAGAGATTGTTCGAGCTTTCCGTCACGCCTCGAGGAAGCAGAGCTCCTTCGCCACAGTGACGACAGGAATGAGGGTGTTTTTCTTGGAGGGATCCAAACTGGTGCAGGATGTTAGTCTTTACTATGGAGGAATGGGACCAACCACTGTCAGTGCCACCAAAACCTGTGCAGCTCTCATTGGAAG GCCATGGGATGATGAGACCCTCAGTCAGGCCTATAACGTCCTGCTGGACGAATTAACCCTCCCTCCTTCGGCTCCTGGAGGAAAGGTGGAGTTTCGTCAGTCCCTAACTCTCAGCTTCCTCTTCAAATTTTATCTGGAGGTTTTGCAGAAGCTTAGAGAAATG AGTGTGGGTTTGCAGAATGTGATTACAGATGAGCTTCCTGAGAAGTTGCGGATTCAGCCGTTGCCCACAGAGAGCCAGCCCAGTCTGCAGGAGTTCCAG caTGTGTCAAAGGACCAGAGCAACCAGGACCCAGTTGGGCGACCCATCATGCATCGCTCCGCCATCAGCCAGGCCACAGGTGAAGCCGTCTACTGCGATGACATGCCAAGAACAGACGGGGAGCTCTTCCTGGCTCTGGTCACTAGCTCTCGAGCACACGCTAAGATCAC GGAGCTGGATGTGAGTGAGGCTTTGCAGATTCCCGGTGTTGTCGATGTCATCACAGCCAAAGACATTCCTGGGAAGAAAGTCCGTACAATGTTCGGTTATTCTGAGGAACTGCTTGCTGACGTGgag GTGTCGTGCATTGGTCAGATGTTGTGCGCGGTGGTGGCTGATACTAGAGCGCACGCCAAACGGGGAGTGTCGGCTGTAAGGATCAGCTACGAAGACCTGCCAGGCGCTATTTTCACTGTAGAG GAAGCCATCGAAAAGTCGTCTTACTTTGAGCCACGGAGGATGATCGAGAGGGGAAATGTGACCGAGGCCCTAAAAAGTGTCGATCGGGTTTATGAAG GAGGAATTCGACTGGGTGGCCAGGAGCATTTCTACATGGAGACTCAGAGCATGCTAGTGCTTCCTGTCGGCGAGGAGAAGGAGTTCAACGTTTACGTCTCCACTCAGTCGCCAAGTTTTGTTCAG GACGCAGTTGCAGAGACCCTGAACGTCCCATCCAACAGAGTCACATGTCACGTCAAAAGGATCGGTGGAGCGTTTGGAGGGAAGGTCACTAAAACAGCCATTCTGGCTTCTATCACTGCAGTGGCTGCATGGAA GAACAACTGTGCAGTCCGCTGTGTCCTCGAGCGAGGTGATGACATGTTGATCACAGGAGGTCGTCACCCTGTCTTGGGAAAATACAAG GTGGGCTTTATGAATGATGGAAGAATCGTGGCTGCAGATTTTCAGTACTACGCCAATGCTGGCAACACCGTGGATGAATCTCCTCTG GTAGGAGAGAAAATTCTCCTTCACATGGACAACACCTACAACATCCCAAACCTGCGAGGCCATGCCGCCGCCTGCAGGACCAACCTGCCCTCCAACACTGCCTTTAGGGGCTTTGGCGTGCCTCAGAGCCTCATGGTCGTGGAGAACATGATCAACGATGTGGCCATGGTGCTAGGACGCCCTGCAGACCAG ATTCGGGAGGTCAACATGTACAAGGGCCCATCAGTCACCCACTACAAGTTTGAGTTCAGTCCAGAAAACCTGCTGCGCTGCTGGGAGGAGTGTAAGCTCAGGTCTGACTACAGCGCTCGCTGCAAAGCTGTTAACCAGTTTAACCAGCAGAACCACTGGAAGAAGAGAGGAATATCCATTATCCCCATTAAATATGGCATCGCATTTGCAGAGAGCTTTTTAAATcag gcCGCAGCTCTCGTCCACATCTATAAAGATGGTTCTGTCCTGGTCACTCATGGTGGCGCGGAGATGGGTCAGGGGATCCACACCAAAATGCAACAG GTGGCAAGTCGGGAGCTTCATATCCCACCGTCTAAGGTCTACATCAGTGAAACCAGCACCAACACGGTTCCTAACACCTGCCCCTCTGCTGCCTCCTTTGGCACAGATGCCAATGGGATGGCAGTCAAG AATGCCTGCCAGACTTTGTACCAGCGACTGGAGCCAATCAGGCAGAAGAATCCTAAAGGATCATGGGAGAGTTGG GTCAATGCAGCATTTTTTGAGAAAATCAGTTTATCAGCCACTGGCTTTTACAG AGGTCCAGACCTTTATATGGACTGGGACAAGATGGAGGGCCAACCTTACGCTTACTTTACATACGGAGCATGTTGTTCTGAGGTGGAGCTGGACTGCCTCACAGGAGACTACAGG ACGTTGAGAACAGATATTGTGGTTGACATCGGCAGGAGTGTGAACCCCTCTGTGGACATTGGCCAG ATTGAAGGAGCGTTCGTTCAAGGGTTAGGATTCTTcactctggaggagctgaagtTTTCCCCCTCCGGGCTCCTGTACACGCGAGGTCCGTCTCAGTATAAGGTTCCTGCAGTGTGCGACGTGCCTCTTCAGTTCAACGTCTACCTGCTGCCAGACACGCACAACCCTCACGCCATCTACTCctcaaag GGTATTGGGGAACCCACCTTTTTCCTTGGCAGCTCAGTGTTCTTCGCCATCAAAGATGCCGCGGCTGCAGCTCGTTCAGACTCCGGTTTAATCGGCCCCTTTTCCTTAGACAGCCCTGCAACACCAGAGAGGGCCTGTCTGGCTTGTGCATCCTCCTTTACTAAGAAG ATTCCAGCCAGCAAACCAGGATCTTTAAAACTGTGGGccttaaacatttaa